The Kocuria flava nucleotide sequence GGGCGGGGACGGTCATGCGGTGCCTCCGGGGATCGTGCCGGCGGCCGGGCCGGCGGTGGACGCGCGCTCTGCCGGACCCTCGGGCCCGGCGGCGAGGACGCGGTCGACGAGCAGGTCCGCGGCCCCGAGGTAGCCGGCGGGCTCCAGCAGCCGCCGCACCCACGGCTCGTCCACGGGCCCCCCGTCGGGCCGGCTCCGGCCGGCGAGGCCGACCAGCGCGCGGACGAGGGCGTCGGCGTCGTGGGCGTGCTCCCGCACGGCGGCCTGGACGCGCTGCTTGCCCGTGGCCCCGTCGGCGGCGGGCACGAGCGGGGCGAGGGCGGCGCTGATGCGCTCCGCGAGCACGGCGGGGCCGGAGGCCTCGAGGTTGGCGCGCATCCGGTCCGCGTCCACGCCCAGGCCCTCGGCGAGCTCGGCCGCGTGCGAGGCCGCCGCGACGGCCAGCCGGGCGAGCTCGCGCAGCGCGGGCCACTCCGTGTGCCAGGCCCCGTCGGGCCGCTCGTCGACGGCCAGCCCGGCGGCCAGGTGCAGCTGCGCCACGAGCTGCGGGGCGCTGAGCGCGGTGCGCTTGAGCAGCACCGACAGCACCGGGTTCTGCTTCTGGGGCATGGCGGAGGACACCCCGCGCCCCTCGGCGGCGGGCTCGCGCAGCTCGCCGATCTCCGGCCGGGCCAGGACCAGGACGTCGTTGGCGATCCGGCCCAGCGCGGCGCAGACCCCGGCCAGGGCCTGGCCGGCGCGCAGCACGGGCCGGCGGGTGGTGTGCCACACGTGGCCCGGCAGCTCCAGGCCGAGCTCCCGGGCCCAGTGCCCGGCCAGCTCCAGGGCGCGTGCCGCGTCCGGGGCCTCCTGAGCCCCGGGCCGGTCCGCGAACAGGGCGGCGCTGCCCGCGAGGGAGCCGACCGCCCCGCCGTAGGAGACGGGCGTGCGGGTCAGGTCCGCGAGGTCGTCCCGCAGGTCCTGCACCCCGGCCAGCCAGCCGGCCGCCTTGAGCCCGAACGCGGTGGGCAGGGCGTGCTGGGTGAGGGTCCGGGCGGCCATCACGGTGCCGCGGTGCGCCTCCGCCAGGCGGGCCAGGGCCGCCCGGGTGCGGGCGAGGTCGCTGGCGAGGGGCTCGGCGGCGCGGCGCACGAGCAGCATCATGGCGGTGTCCAGCACGTCCTGGCTGGTCAGCCCGCGGTGCACCCAGCCCGTCG carries:
- a CDS encoding lyase family protein, with the translated sequence MTDVGLLTPGAHRGAGPTDDTAVLQALLDTEAAWVAAQVRAGLAPAAAADAARAAARAADYDAADIARRAEGGGNPVIPLLADYRRRVERLDPDATGWVHRGLTSQDVLDTAMMLLVRRAAEPLASDLARTRAALARLAEAHRGTVMAARTLTQHALPTAFGLKAAGWLAGVQDLRDDLADLTRTPVSYGGAVGSLAGSAALFADRPGAQEAPDAARALELAGHWARELGLELPGHVWHTTRRPVLRAGQALAGVCAALGRIANDVLVLARPEIGELREPAAEGRGVSSAMPQKQNPVLSVLLKRTALSAPQLVAQLHLAAGLAVDERPDGAWHTEWPALRELARLAVAAASHAAELAEGLGVDADRMRANLEASGPAVLAERISAALAPLVPAADGATGKQRVQAAVREHAHDADALVRALVGLAGRSRPDGGPVDEPWVRRLLEPAGYLGAADLLVDRVLAAGPEGPAERASTAGPAAGTIPGGTA